From a single Calothrix sp. NIES-2098 genomic region:
- a CDS encoding alkyl hydroperoxide reductase/ thiol specific antioxidant/ Mal allergen: MTLRLGDTVPNFTQASTHGDINFYEWAGDSWVVLFSHPADFTPVCTTELGTVAKLKPEFDKRNVKAIALSVDDVESHNGWVGDIEETQSTSLNYPILADADRKVSDLYDMIHPNANAAVTVRSVFVIDPNKKLRLSFTYPPSTGRNFDELLRVIDSLQLTDNYSVATPADWKDGDDVVIVPSLKDPEVLKEKFPKGYQEVKPYLRLTPQPNK, encoded by the coding sequence ATGACTCTCCGTCTAGGTGATACAGTACCCAACTTTACGCAAGCCTCTACACATGGCGACATAAATTTTTACGAATGGGCAGGTGACAGCTGGGTAGTGCTGTTTTCTCACCCTGCTGACTTTACACCTGTTTGCACGACCGAATTAGGCACAGTAGCCAAGCTGAAACCAGAATTTGACAAGCGCAATGTCAAAGCGATCGCCCTCAGCGTCGATGATGTAGAATCCCATAATGGATGGGTGGGCGATATCGAAGAAACCCAAAGCACTAGTCTCAACTACCCAATTTTGGCAGATGCAGATCGTAAGGTTTCTGACCTTTACGATATGATTCATCCTAATGCCAATGCAGCGGTGACAGTGCGATCGGTTTTCGTGATTGACCCCAACAAGAAGCTACGTCTTAGCTTCACATACCCTCCCAGCACTGGACGCAATTTTGATGAGTTGTTGCGAGTAATTGATTCTCTGCAACTGACTGATAATTACAGCGTGGCTACACCAGCTGACTGGAAAGATGGGGATGATGTGGTAATTGTCCCATCATTGAAAGATCCAGAAGTGTTGAAGGAGAAATTCCCCAAAGGCTACCAAGAAGTCAAACCTTACTTGCGGTTGACTCCTCAGCCTAACAAGTAA
- a CDS encoding group 1 glycosyl transferase — protein MKILVASHTYIVDLNCEKLRALSQLEPGIEVTVVVPKCWQPGGVQNKTIETAYCDEGSFKIVPVSNFSQNHQGLLTFGADLISLLQQFRPHVIQVEQGSRGLAYSQTIILNQLLGLKAKNVFFTWWNLPYELKLPVALLEKYNLSHSHGVICGNQDGAEIIQQKGYQGAIKVMPQLGVDEKLFTPQIQPELATKLGISPNDFVVGFVGRFVQEKGLLTLLQALINIKHKPWKLLLLGRGDLHTELLKIATENNLQERVIVIESVPHNVVPNYINLMHTLVLPSETTYKFKTLTAIGWKEQFGHVIIEAMACKVPVIGSNSGEIPHVIGDAGLVFPEGDAQALANCLTQLIENPEFRQKVGELGYQKAINKYTNKSLAQQQLDFYKELVNSH, from the coding sequence ATGAAAATTTTAGTCGCTAGCCATACCTATATTGTAGATTTAAACTGCGAAAAATTACGCGCTTTATCTCAACTAGAACCAGGAATTGAAGTGACAGTTGTTGTACCTAAATGTTGGCAACCTGGTGGCGTTCAAAACAAAACGATTGAAACTGCATACTGCGATGAAGGCTCGTTTAAAATAGTACCAGTTTCTAACTTTAGCCAGAATCATCAAGGACTTTTAACATTTGGTGCTGATTTAATATCTTTGTTACAGCAATTTCGTCCTCACGTTATTCAAGTGGAACAAGGATCTAGAGGACTTGCTTACAGTCAAACGATTATCTTAAACCAACTCTTAGGTTTAAAGGCTAAAAATGTATTTTTTACTTGGTGGAACTTACCATACGAACTAAAATTGCCAGTTGCTTTACTAGAAAAATATAATCTCAGTCATAGCCACGGCGTTATTTGCGGTAATCAAGATGGAGCAGAAATTATTCAACAAAAAGGATATCAAGGTGCAATTAAAGTAATGCCGCAGTTGGGCGTAGATGAAAAATTATTTACTCCGCAAATTCAGCCAGAATTAGCTACTAAATTAGGAATTTCACCAAACGATTTTGTTGTTGGTTTTGTTGGCAGATTCGTTCAAGAGAAAGGTTTGCTAACGCTTTTGCAAGCATTAATAAATATCAAACATAAACCTTGGAAGCTACTACTGCTTGGGCGGGGAGATTTACATACAGAATTACTTAAAATAGCAACAGAAAATAACCTTCAAGAACGAGTAATTGTGATTGAAAGCGTACCACATAATGTAGTACCTAATTATATCAATTTAATGCATACTTTAGTACTACCATCAGAAACTACTTATAAATTTAAAACTTTAACTGCTATTGGCTGGAAAGAACAATTTGGTCATGTAATCATTGAGGCAATGGCTTGTAAAGTGCCTGTTATTGGTTCCAATTCTGGCGAAATTCCTCATGTCATTGGTGATGCTGGTTTAGTCTTTCCCGAAGGAGACGCCCAAGCTTTAGCTAATTGCTTAACTCAATTAATTGAAAACCCAGAATTTAGGCAAAAAGTAGGTGAATTAGGTTATCAAAAAGCTATAAATAAATATACAAATAAATCTTTAGCACAGCAACAATTAGATTTTTACAAAGAACTTGTTAATAGTCATTAG
- a CDS encoding glycosyl transferase family protein — MSDLPLISVVIPTYYREEALRDSIVDVLKQDYPNFEVILVDQTPKHQPEIQAYLEEQATAGKIKWFRLDWASLPGARNYGVRRSEGEIILFIDDDVQLTPGFLSAHAKNYVQNPEVGAVAGRVFDRMKLGDSGGELQIEYLPPQAMDPGIAWYHIDLVHTIKPQQVLTARGCNMSFRREIFTKHELRFDERFRGSAVREESDFCLRLRQTGYKIWYDPEAYLVHLGEETGGCHDMSMRSLKYQLTFYHNHFLLGLKNLTVTQALRLYARLFDCHVLGRPPCHKSGSPIKIVSRGFFYILGFLKALGTVIQSIWNDGQIYSRLDREF; from the coding sequence ATGAGCGATCTACCTTTAATTTCTGTAGTTATCCCAACCTATTATCGAGAAGAAGCACTAAGAGATAGTATTGTAGATGTTCTAAAACAGGATTACCCGAATTTTGAAGTGATATTGGTAGACCAAACCCCAAAACATCAGCCAGAAATTCAAGCTTATCTAGAAGAACAAGCAACAGCAGGTAAAATTAAATGGTTCCGCTTAGATTGGGCGAGTTTACCAGGCGCACGTAATTATGGAGTGCGGCGCTCAGAGGGTGAAATAATTTTATTTATTGATGATGATGTTCAGTTAACACCTGGTTTTTTATCAGCCCATGCAAAAAACTATGTGCAAAATCCCGAAGTGGGGGCTGTTGCTGGACGAGTATTTGACAGAATGAAATTAGGTGATTCTGGCGGAGAGTTGCAAATTGAATATCTTCCTCCGCAAGCAATGGACCCAGGAATTGCTTGGTATCACATAGATTTAGTTCATACCATCAAACCCCAACAAGTACTAACAGCTAGGGGTTGTAATATGTCCTTTCGCCGCGAAATTTTTACTAAGCATGAATTGAGATTCGACGAACGGTTTCGTGGTAGTGCGGTGCGCGAGGAATCAGACTTTTGTCTGCGGTTACGACAGACCGGGTATAAGATTTGGTATGACCCAGAGGCTTATTTAGTGCATTTAGGTGAAGAAACAGGCGGTTGTCATGATATGAGTATGCGATCGCTCAAATATCAACTTACTTTTTACCACAACCATTTCCTACTAGGGCTGAAAAATCTCACCGTTACCCAAGCTTTACGCCTCTACGCTCGGTTATTTGATTGTCACGTCCTGGGAAGGCCTCCTTGTCATAAAAGTGGTTCCCCAATCAAAATTGTGAGTCGCGGCTTTTTCTATATTTTGGGTTTTCTCAAAGCATTGGGTACTGTCATTCAATCTATATGGAATGATGGGCAAATTTATAGTCGTCTCGATCGCGAGTTTTAA
- a CDS encoding group 1 glycosyl transferase, with the protein MTNDKKLRILHIVPSISLIYGGPSQMILGLAPALVKEGVEVTIITTDSNGDNGQKPLDVPLNSPVKQDGYEIIYFRCAPFRRYKFSLDLLKWLKRHACEFDIAHIHALFSPVSSAAATICRQQKIPYILRPLGTLDPADLRKKKVLKQLYAAIIERRNIAGAAALHFTSDQEAKISEKFGVVTQDLVIPLGVVPTKFTNQKQESLVHNQLGIPNDVPVILFMSRIDPKKGLNLLIPALEKLLAVGCNFHFVLAGTNPQDPDYEQNIISQIQNSPLRSHTTITGFVTGELKASLLQLADLFVLPSYYENFGIAVAEAMVAGIPVAISDQVHICHQIVESQSGWVGGLDVQVLVNLLQEALQNPQERQRRGLNAQKYALQHYSWDAIARQTILVYKQILRSS; encoded by the coding sequence ATGACAAATGACAAAAAACTGCGAATTCTCCATATTGTTCCCTCAATTTCTTTAATTTATGGTGGCCCTAGTCAAATGATTTTAGGGCTGGCTCCAGCCTTAGTAAAAGAGGGCGTGGAAGTTACAATCATCACAACTGATAGTAATGGGGATAACGGACAAAAACCCTTAGATGTTCCTTTAAATTCTCCAGTTAAACAAGATGGTTATGAAATAATTTATTTCCGTTGTGCGCCATTTCGTCGCTATAAGTTTTCGCTAGATTTACTGAAGTGGCTAAAGCGTCACGCTTGCGAATTTGATATTGCACATATTCATGCTTTATTTTCTCCTGTTAGCAGTGCAGCGGCAACTATCTGTCGTCAGCAGAAAATACCATATATTTTGCGTCCTTTGGGAACACTCGATCCGGCTGATTTACGGAAGAAAAAAGTATTAAAACAGCTTTATGCAGCAATTATTGAACGGCGAAATATAGCGGGTGCGGCTGCACTTCATTTTACTAGCGACCAAGAAGCAAAAATATCAGAAAAGTTTGGTGTAGTTACCCAAGATTTAGTAATTCCCTTGGGTGTGGTTCCAACTAAATTCACCAACCAAAAACAGGAGAGTTTAGTACACAATCAGTTGGGAATACCAAATGATGTACCTGTGATATTATTCATGTCGCGGATTGACCCGAAAAAAGGGTTGAATTTGTTGATTCCAGCGCTAGAAAAGCTGTTAGCTGTTGGCTGTAATTTTCATTTTGTATTGGCTGGGACTAATCCCCAAGATCCAGATTATGAACAAAATATTATCTCTCAAATCCAAAATTCACCATTGCGATCGCACACTACAATTACAGGCTTTGTTACAGGTGAGTTAAAAGCTAGTTTACTGCAACTTGCCGATCTGTTTGTTTTGCCTTCCTACTATGAAAATTTTGGGATTGCTGTGGCTGAGGCGATGGTAGCCGGAATACCTGTAGCCATCTCTGACCAAGTGCATATTTGTCACCAGATAGTTGAAAGTCAGTCGGGGTGGGTAGGTGGATTGGATGTACAAGTCCTGGTAAATTTATTACAAGAAGCTTTACAAAACCCCCAAGAACGCCAACGTCGGGGATTGAATGCGCAAAAATATGCGCTGCAACATTACAGTTGGGATGCGATCGCTCGTCAAACTATCCTGGTATACAAGCAAATCTTACGCTCGTCATGA